In candidate division KSB1 bacterium, one genomic interval encodes:
- the guaA gene encoding glutamine-hydrolyzing GMP synthase, which produces MRHSERIAILDFGGQTTQLIARRLREAGVYCEILPFNRPAVEVFTAETRGVVLSGGPGSVTEANGPRPDPEVLSGRVPVLGICYGMQVLGEHCGSPVVPGDQGEFGRAALVLTNESPIFSGFGNTVEVWMSHGDHLRDVRTPLKLLGKSESGIVAAVGHELLPLFGVQFHPEVTHTPEGARMLRNFAIDICGCRCGWSMESFVDSSIAELRAAIGTSRVLCAVSGGLDSMVTAFLLARAIPDQLVCMHIDAGLSRKHEREQIELAFARFSHLDLEVIDAGIDFFRELKGVTEPERKRKIIGRVFIEVFQREAARLPGIEYLAQGTLYPDVIESVSVKGPSATIKTHHNVGGLPDTLHLKLIEPLRELFKDEARAVGKLLGLPDDILYRHPFPGPGLAVRILGEVTKDRCDLLREADAIFMEELQRAEWYRRTRQAFAVLLPVHSVGVKGDYRTYEQVCALRAVDTDDFMTADFTRLPYDLLARTANRIANEVRGINRVTYDITSKPPATVEWE; this is translated from the coding sequence ATGAGGCATTCGGAGCGGATTGCGATTCTCGATTTCGGCGGCCAGACGACGCAATTGATCGCGCGTCGATTGCGCGAGGCGGGAGTTTATTGCGAGATTTTGCCGTTCAACCGACCCGCGGTCGAAGTGTTCACGGCGGAAACCCGCGGGGTCGTCCTCTCCGGGGGGCCGGGAAGTGTCACCGAAGCGAACGGACCGCGCCCCGATCCGGAAGTGCTTTCCGGGCGCGTGCCGGTGCTCGGTATCTGTTACGGGATGCAAGTGCTCGGCGAGCATTGCGGCTCGCCGGTGGTGCCCGGCGATCAGGGCGAGTTCGGTCGCGCGGCGCTCGTGCTGACGAACGAATCGCCGATCTTCTCCGGATTTGGCAACACGGTCGAAGTCTGGATGAGTCACGGCGACCATTTGCGGGACGTTCGCACTCCGCTCAAGTTGTTGGGCAAGAGTGAATCGGGAATCGTCGCGGCGGTCGGTCATGAGCTCCTGCCGCTGTTCGGCGTTCAATTCCACCCCGAAGTGACGCACACGCCCGAAGGTGCGCGGATGCTTCGCAATTTCGCCATCGATATCTGCGGTTGTCGCTGCGGCTGGTCGATGGAGTCGTTCGTGGACTCGTCCATCGCCGAACTCAGGGCCGCGATCGGAACGTCGCGTGTACTCTGCGCGGTTTCCGGCGGCCTGGACTCGATGGTGACGGCGTTCCTGCTCGCTCGCGCTATTCCCGATCAACTGGTCTGCATGCATATTGACGCGGGACTGTCGCGCAAGCACGAACGGGAGCAGATTGAGCTCGCCTTTGCGCGGTTTTCGCACCTGGACCTCGAAGTGATCGACGCGGGCATCGATTTCTTTCGCGAACTAAAAGGGGTGACGGAACCCGAACGCAAGCGCAAGATTATCGGCCGCGTCTTCATCGAAGTCTTTCAGCGGGAGGCGGCGCGGCTGCCAGGAATCGAGTATCTTGCGCAGGGTACGCTGTATCCAGACGTGATCGAGAGCGTTTCGGTCAAGGGCCCCTCGGCTACGATCAAGACGCACCACAACGTCGGCGGCCTGCCCGATACGTTGCATTTGAAACTGATCGAACCGCTGCGGGAGTTGTTCAAGGACGAAGCGCGCGCCGTCGGCAAGCTCTTGGGTCTGCCCGACGACATCCTCTATCGTCATCCGTTTCCCGGTCCCGGGCTGGCGGTTCGCATCCTGGGCGAAGTGACAAAGGACCGTTGCGATCTCTTGCGCGAAGCGGACGCGATCTTCATGGAGGAGTTGCAGCGGGCGGAGTGGTACCGGCGCACACGCCAGGCCTTCGCGGTGCTCCTGCCCGTCCATTCGGTCGGCGTCAAAGGCGACTATCGGACATACGAGCAGGTCTGCGCGCTGCGCGCCGTCGATACGGATGATTTCATGACCGCGGATTTCACGCGGCTTCCCTATGATCTGCTGGCGCGCACGGCGAACCGCATCGCCAATGAAGTGCGCGGCATCAATCGCGTAACTTATGACATCACCTCCAAGCCGCCGGCGACGGTGGAGTGGGAGTGA
- the glmS gene encoding glutamine--fructose-6-phosphate transaminase (isomerizing) gives MCGIIGYVGHRQVVPILFTGLKRMEYRGYDSAGVAVFSQTGLVVHKDAGKVSQLEQTVGEIGLRGTVGIGHTRWATHGAPNQINSHPHSDDAGEIVLAHNGIIENYSALKTELQRGGARFTTDTDTEVLAHLIRKFYDGDLAHAVQKALSLVRGTYGLAIVSRHEPDKIVAARLGSPMIIGHGQGENFVASDPAAFIHFTREVSYMEDGEIAVLTANSVEHRTLADDRVDKHLEQITYDIAAIEKSGFPHFMLKEICEQPRTVSDGLRGRLLLEEGATKFGGLRAFLPDLQTAKRVIILGCGTSWHAGLVGEYLFEELAGIPAEVEYASEFRYRSPIIEPGTIVLAISQSGETADTLAAVKEAKRHGAKVFGICNVVGSSIARETDAGVYIHAGPEIGVASTKAFTSQITVLVMLALMIGRSRRISANQGRELVQELSNIPQKIQRILLNRERIETIAHEFSDHRNFLYLGRGVNFPVALEGALKLKEISYIHAEGYPAAEMKHGPIALIDEDMPVVFIAIKDGTYEKVLSNIEEVRARGGRVLAIATEGDTAVETRADKVIYVPDTHPLLTPLLSVIPLQLLAYYIAVQRGCDVDQPRNLAKSVTVE, from the coding sequence ATGTGCGGAATCATCGGATACGTTGGACATCGTCAGGTCGTGCCGATCTTGTTTACCGGATTGAAGCGGATGGAGTACCGCGGCTATGATTCGGCGGGCGTGGCCGTATTCTCGCAGACGGGGCTGGTGGTCCATAAGGATGCCGGCAAAGTCTCGCAGCTTGAGCAGACCGTCGGCGAAATCGGCTTGCGCGGTACGGTAGGTATCGGTCATACCCGGTGGGCCACGCACGGCGCGCCGAATCAGATCAACTCCCATCCGCATTCCGACGACGCCGGAGAGATCGTGCTCGCGCACAACGGCATTATCGAGAACTACTCGGCGCTGAAAACGGAACTTCAGCGCGGCGGCGCCCGGTTCACGACGGACACGGATACGGAGGTTCTGGCGCATTTAATCCGCAAATTCTACGACGGCGATCTGGCGCACGCCGTGCAGAAGGCGCTCTCGCTGGTGCGTGGAACCTATGGCTTGGCGATCGTCTCCCGACATGAACCCGACAAGATCGTCGCCGCTCGCCTGGGCTCGCCGATGATTATCGGTCACGGCCAGGGTGAGAATTTCGTGGCCTCCGATCCGGCCGCGTTTATTCATTTTACGCGCGAAGTCTCGTATATGGAGGACGGTGAAATTGCGGTGCTTACCGCCAACTCGGTGGAACACCGCACGCTCGCGGATGACCGGGTGGACAAGCACCTCGAGCAAATCACCTACGACATTGCGGCGATCGAGAAGAGTGGCTTTCCGCACTTCATGTTGAAGGAGATTTGCGAGCAACCGCGCACGGTCTCGGACGGCCTGCGCGGCCGCTTGCTGCTGGAAGAGGGCGCGACGAAATTCGGCGGTTTGCGCGCCTTCCTCCCCGACTTGCAAACGGCGAAGCGCGTCATCATCCTCGGCTGCGGCACGAGTTGGCACGCCGGACTCGTCGGCGAATACCTGTTCGAGGAGCTGGCCGGAATTCCCGCGGAAGTGGAGTATGCGTCGGAATTCCGCTATCGCTCGCCGATCATCGAACCGGGAACCATTGTACTCGCGATCTCCCAATCCGGCGAAACCGCGGATACGCTGGCGGCGGTTAAGGAAGCCAAGCGTCACGGGGCCAAGGTCTTCGGGATTTGCAATGTGGTCGGTTCGAGCATCGCGCGCGAGACCGACGCCGGTGTCTATATCCACGCCGGCCCCGAAATCGGCGTCGCCTCCACCAAGGCTTTCACCTCGCAGATTACCGTCCTGGTCATGCTGGCCCTGATGATCGGCCGCAGCCGCCGCATCAGCGCCAATCAGGGGCGGGAGCTCGTGCAGGAGTTGTCCAACATTCCGCAGAAGATCCAGCGGATTCTCCTGAATCGTGAGCGCATCGAGACCATCGCACATGAATTCAGCGATCACCGCAATTTTCTCTATTTGGGACGCGGCGTGAATTTCCCGGTCGCCCTCGAAGGCGCGCTCAAGCTGAAAGAGATTTCCTATATCCACGCGGAAGGCTATCCCGCGGCGGAGATGAAGCACGGTCCGATCGCCTTGATCGACGAGGATATGCCGGTGGTGTTCATCGCCATCAAGGATGGGACCTACGAGAAAGTGCTCTCCAACATCGAGGAGGTCCGCGCTCGCGGCGGACGCGTGCTGGCGATCGCGACCGAGGGCGACACCGCCGTGGAGACGCGCGCGGACAAGGTCATCTATGTCCCGGACACGCACCCCTTGTTAACCCCGCTACTGAGCGTGATTCCGCTGCAACTTCTGGCTTATTACATCGCGGTGCAGCGTGGGTGCGATGTGGATCAGCCACGCAACCTGGCGAAGAGTGTTACGGTTGAATAG